A portion of the Amia ocellicauda isolate fAmiCal2 chromosome 22, fAmiCal2.hap1, whole genome shotgun sequence genome contains these proteins:
- the LOC136718403 gene encoding uncharacterized protein LOC136718403 — protein MKVWSVILWILWLASLSIHAAENCMPAITMRRESRIVAEGQSMNLSCSFFCIIESHSLQWCKARGENCDNQSLINFTQINYTFSLLVEKATETHSGQYFCQTVPTNTKSNMVTVIVTEFHINVSSAAVTVCEGVDIVVNCTASFHHDIKSMVIFWAKGKCLDGDFANNSRQVNEPGLAFTSLTLSPSTPLHSGEYHCCASLPTYTPLRKNSTVQIIVVGRREILDNTILMYLQCKAGTFCLLFIIVGVIQSCRRGY, from the exons AGAACTGCATGCCAGCCATCACAATGCGACGCGAGAGTCGGATAGTCGCCGAGGGCCAGAGCATGAACTTGAGCTGCAGCTTCTTTTGCATCATTGAGTCCCACTCCCTCCAGTGGTGCAAAGCCAGGGGCGAAAATTGTGACAACCAGTCCCTTATAAATTTCACACAGATCAATTACACCTTCTCCCTGCTTGTGGAAAAAGCCACAGAGACTCACAGTGGGCAATACTTCTGTCAAACCGTGCCAACCAACACCAAGAGCAACATGGTGACTGTGATAGTTACAG AATTCCACATCAACGTGTCCAGTGCGGCGGTCACCGTGTGCGAGGGGGTGGACATCGTCGTGAACTGCACCGCCAGCTTCCATCATGACATCAAAAGCATGGTGATATTCTGGGCGAAAGGAAAGTGTTTGGATGGGGACTTTGCCAATAACAGCCGTCAGGTCAATGAGCCTGGCCTGGCTTTCacctctctcaccctctccccCAGCACCCCACTGCACTCTGGAGAGTACCACTGCTGTGCCTCCCTCCCCACCTACACACCACTTAGAAAGAATAGTACGGTGCAGATCATTGTTGTGG GTAGAAGAGAGATACTGGACAACACAATTTTGATGTACCTGCAGTGTAAAGCTGGGACTTTCTGCCTGCTCTTCATCATTGTTGGTGTCATTCAGTCCTGCAGGAGGGGCTACTGA
- the dmbx2 gene encoding diencephalon/mesencephalon homeobox protein 1: protein MNSLYYCGGSGGYPLHNINSMAVIYDLHQQVAEQYPISPTSGPPSTLHAFSVAERLAELILEARYGNQQKQRRSRTAFTVPQLQALEKAFQQTHYPDVGMRERLAVCINLPEARIQVWFKNRRAKFRKGQRSAPLREQEDEEAERRPAGEGNAGTNVTDSKISKGVASSRSLCGSSQLSRHREPGPQLHMGMHSSPTSRFLGGGVASDHMSLLSTGLHLSPAFWPAFQQPCTIPGIHSQGKTHSLSLETHFDLKVCHSNGAKL from the exons ATGAATTCCCTTTATTACTGTGGCGGCAGCGGCGGATACCCGCTACACAACATTAACTCGATGGCTGTGATTTACGATCTTCACCAGCAGGTGGCGGAACAGTATCCGATTAGCCCGACCAGCGGCCCGCCCTCCACTCTTCATGCATTCTCCGTGGCTGAGAGACTAGCAG AGCTTATTCTGGAGGCACGCTACGGTAACCAGCAGAAGCAGCGCAGGAGCCGCACGGCCTTCACAGTGCCGCAGCTCCAGGCCCTGGAGAAGGCCTTCCAGCAGACGCACTACCCCGACGTGGGCATGAGGGAGAGGCTGGCCGTCTGCATCAACCTCCCTGAGGCCCGCATACAG GTCTGGTTCAAGAACAGGCGAGCCAAGTTTCGCAAGGGCCAGCGGTCTGCCCCGCTCAGGGAGCAAGAGGATGAGGAGGCGGAGAGGAGGCCGGCAGGGGAAGGGAACGCCGGGACCAATGTGACAGACTCCAAAATCTCTAAGGGGGTTGCTTCCTCCAGGAGCCTCTGTGGGAGTAGTCAGCTTTCCAGGCACAGGGAGCCAGGGCCCCAGCTACACATGGGCATGCACAGTTCTCCCACCTCCCGCTTTCTGGGGGGGGGCGTGGCCAGCGATCACATGAGTCTCCTCTCGACAGGTCTACATTTGAGCCCTGCTTTTTGGCCGGCCTTTCAGCAGCCCTGCACAATTCCCGGCATCCACTCACAAGGGAAAACCCACAGCCTGAGCCTAGAGACACACTTCGACCTCAAGGTGTGCCATAGCAACGGTGCCAAGCTGTAG